The Thalassotalea psychrophila genome window below encodes:
- a CDS encoding DNA translocase FtsK 4TM domain-containing protein, translating into MDATLAAKESLKLTGTQRLLEAGLIFTSIFSLYLIIALISFDPADPGWSQTAYHATVNNAGGAFGAYLSDIFLFAFGSIAYSLPFVFAIIGWLLFQRIHYLLDIDFFTLGLKFIGFMMFYIGLTSIASMNFDDVFDFSAGGIVGDYISYSLLPYFNFIGSSLLFLVLTCSGFVLLTGLSLFTIVDFIGEHVIKLALLIKSLLIGFKQHFNSTPVTADKQKNKTVAKEDADLAKTKDVQKADVDETIGAQADLAAQLFGSAKSSPTISIDEDNRADPVIADDGFVEIDDLIDEPMIINLDENIGENELDAAFKTVDKIDVEDDDIIENKSVSTAEKTAKADENPLERYKGMPTIDLLDKPNRTKNPISQEELDQVSRLVEAKLLDYGVICQVVDVFPGPVITRFELDLAPGVKVSKITGLSKDLARALSAASVRVVEVIPGKSVIGIEIPNKHREMVRLSEVIESEVFVNSKSSLTMVLGKDIAGDPIIADLAKMPHLLVAGTTGSGKSVVVNVMIVSMLYKSTPDDVRFIMIDPKMLELSVYEGIPHLLSEVVTDMKDAANALRWCVGEMERRYKLMSALGVRNLTGYNQKIMAAKEKGEAIVDPLWKPGDSMEETAPELDKLPSIVVVVDEFADMIMIVGKKVEELIARIAQKARAAGIHLILATQRPSVDVITGLIKANIPTRMALTVQSRIDSRTILDQQGAEQLLGNGDMLFLPQGTSVPSRAQGAFVDDHEVHAVVNDWKARGKPRYIEEILSGDTTEDTLLPGEAAEGEDQESDALYDEALMHVTESRRASISGVQRKFRIGYNRAARIIEQMEANGVVSSPGHNGNREVIAPPPVKN; encoded by the coding sequence ATGGATGCGACTTTGGCAGCTAAAGAATCATTAAAACTCACTGGTACGCAACGCTTATTAGAAGCGGGCCTGATCTTTACCAGTATATTCTCCCTTTACTTAATCATTGCCCTTATAAGTTTTGACCCTGCTGATCCAGGTTGGTCGCAAACGGCATACCATGCCACGGTTAATAATGCTGGTGGTGCTTTTGGTGCATACCTATCAGACATATTCTTATTCGCCTTTGGCAGCATTGCTTATAGCTTGCCTTTTGTTTTTGCTATCATCGGTTGGTTATTATTCCAGCGCATTCATTATCTACTAGACATTGATTTTTTTACCTTAGGGTTAAAATTTATTGGTTTTATGATGTTTTATATAGGTTTAACCTCTATAGCCAGTATGAATTTTGATGATGTATTTGATTTTTCTGCGGGTGGCATTGTAGGAGATTATATCTCTTATTCATTATTGCCATATTTTAACTTCATTGGCTCAAGTCTACTGTTTCTTGTATTAACATGTTCAGGGTTTGTGTTATTAACCGGTTTATCTTTATTTACCATAGTTGATTTCATTGGCGAGCATGTGATCAAGTTAGCTTTACTAATTAAATCTCTGCTTATTGGTTTTAAACAGCATTTTAATTCCACTCCTGTAACCGCTGACAAACAAAAGAATAAGACAGTTGCTAAAGAAGATGCAGATCTAGCTAAGACTAAAGACGTTCAAAAAGCTGATGTTGATGAAACCATTGGTGCGCAAGCTGATTTAGCCGCGCAATTATTTGGTAGTGCGAAGAGCTCACCAACTATTTCAATTGATGAAGACAACAGAGCCGATCCTGTGATTGCTGATGATGGTTTTGTTGAAATTGATGATTTAATTGATGAACCTATGATCATCAACCTAGATGAAAATATAGGTGAAAATGAATTAGATGCTGCATTTAAAACCGTAGATAAAATTGATGTTGAAGATGACGATATTATCGAAAATAAATCAGTATCTACAGCAGAGAAAACAGCAAAAGCTGATGAAAATCCGCTTGAACGTTATAAAGGCATGCCAACAATTGATTTGCTTGATAAACCTAATCGAACAAAAAACCCTATTTCACAAGAAGAACTTGATCAAGTTAGCCGCCTAGTTGAAGCTAAATTATTAGATTATGGTGTAATCTGTCAAGTTGTAGACGTATTTCCAGGGCCAGTAATAACACGTTTTGAACTTGATTTAGCGCCAGGTGTAAAAGTCAGCAAAATTACTGGCTTATCAAAAGATTTAGCGAGGGCATTATCTGCCGCTAGTGTTCGAGTTGTTGAAGTTATACCTGGTAAATCTGTTATCGGTATTGAAATTCCGAACAAGCATCGTGAAATGGTACGCCTAAGTGAAGTTATAGAAAGCGAGGTGTTTGTCAATTCAAAATCCTCACTCACTATGGTACTTGGTAAAGACATAGCTGGCGACCCAATCATTGCTGACTTAGCTAAAATGCCGCACTTGTTAGTCGCTGGTACTACAGGCTCTGGTAAGTCTGTGGTCGTGAATGTCATGATTGTTAGTATGTTGTATAAATCTACACCGGATGATGTACGCTTCATTATGATCGACCCTAAAATGCTGGAGCTTTCTGTCTATGAAGGTATTCCGCATTTATTGTCTGAAGTAGTCACCGATATGAAAGATGCTGCGAACGCATTGCGTTGGTGTGTTGGCGAAATGGAACGTCGTTATAAATTAATGTCGGCTCTTGGTGTGCGTAATCTAACGGGCTACAACCAAAAAATAATGGCCGCTAAAGAAAAAGGTGAAGCTATTGTCGATCCACTTTGGAAGCCAGGCGATAGTATGGAAGAAACTGCTCCAGAGCTTGATAAATTACCTAGCATCGTTGTAGTAGTGGATGAATTTGCTGACATGATCATGATTGTTGGTAAAAAAGTTGAAGAGTTAATTGCTCGAATTGCACAAAAAGCTCGTGCCGCAGGCATTCATCTTATTCTGGCGACTCAACGTCCATCTGTAGATGTTATCACTGGTTTGATTAAAGCCAATATTCCTACGCGTATGGCTCTTACTGTACAATCTAGAATTGATTCTAGAACTATCCTTGATCAGCAAGGGGCAGAACAACTTTTAGGTAATGGTGATATGTTGTTTTTACCACAAGGAACCAGTGTCCCATCACGTGCCCAAGGTGCTTTTGTTGATGATCATGAAGTACATGCGGTTGTTAATGATTGGAAAGCTCGTGGCAAGCCTCGCTATATTGAAGAAATACTATCAGGGGACACCACTGAAGATACTTTGCTCCCAGGTGAAGCTGCAGAAGGTGAAGACCAAGAAAGTGATGCATTATATGATGAAGCATTAATGCATGTAACAGAATCTCGTCGTGCGTCTATATCAGGTGTACAAAGAAAATTCAGAATTGGTTACAATAGAGCTGCAAGAATTATTGAACAAATGGAAGCCAATGGCGTCGTAAGTAGTCCTGGCCATAATGGTAATAGAGAGGTAATAGCACCTCCACCGGTAAAAAATTAA